A DNA window from Desulfonauticus submarinus contains the following coding sequences:
- the gmk gene encoding guanylate kinase: MEKINRKGLLVIISAPSGAGKSTLISLLKRDFPKFEFSISYTTREPRVGEIHGRDYFFVSKKEFIKLKKENFFAEWAEVHGNYYGTPKEAVLKALKQGKDLLFDIDVQGAMQIKQNLNKGIFIFIFPPSLEELKRRLEKRNTDSPETINIRLANAKKEIQEANIFDYWIINDKLEAAYLQLKSIIIAEKLRPCFFPDLPKKILEQT, encoded by the coding sequence ATGGAGAAAATAAATAGAAAAGGATTACTTGTAATTATAAGTGCACCATCTGGTGCTGGAAAGTCTACTCTTATATCTCTTTTAAAAAGAGACTTTCCTAAATTTGAATTTTCTATATCTTATACAACAAGAGAACCTAGAGTTGGTGAAATACATGGAAGAGATTATTTTTTTGTTTCTAAAAAAGAATTTATTAAATTAAAAAAAGAAAATTTTTTTGCAGAGTGGGCTGAAGTACATGGGAATTATTATGGAACACCCAAAGAAGCTGTTTTAAAGGCATTAAAACAGGGAAAAGACTTACTATTTGATATAGATGTTCAAGGAGCAATGCAAATAAAACAAAACTTAAATAAAGGAATTTTTATATTTATTTTTCCTCCTTCTTTAGAAGAGTTAAAAAGAAGGTTAGAAAAAAGAAATACAGACAGCCCAGAAACAATAAATATCAGATTAGCTAATGCCAAAAAAGAAATACAAGAAGCTAATATTTTTGATTATTGGATTATAAATGATAAATTAGAAGCAGCATATTTACAATTAAAATCAATTATTATTGCAGAAAAACTGCGTCCTTGTTTTTTCCCAGATCTACCTAAAAAAATTTTGGAGCAAACATGA
- a CDS encoding YicC/YloC family endoribonuclease, whose protein sequence is MKSMTGYGKYALDKDDYTISWEIKSVNSRFLDIIFKTPYYLLGEQPKWENTIRSIAKRGRIELYLNLTFKNPDFINLKFDQSQALAMLKELESMSKLTALSFKPDLNLFLTLSHLWKNKDQDIPLELKSDLIMSLKEALCIWDKSRTSEGANLSKDIANHLQYIQDLLLNLEDTIKTNVKNKFQELKKRVEQLLQDINITINEDKLLTELAIMADKLDVSEEISRLKSHLSAIEKIKNNQEVGRKLDFYLQECFREINTCGNKAQNSQISQIVVEVKATLEKVREQAQNLE, encoded by the coding sequence ATGAAAAGTATGACTGGTTATGGTAAATATGCCTTAGATAAGGATGACTATACTATATCCTGGGAAATAAAAAGCGTTAACAGTCGTTTTTTAGACATTATATTTAAAACTCCTTACTATCTTTTAGGAGAACAACCCAAATGGGAAAACACTATACGATCTATAGCTAAAAGAGGAAGAATTGAGCTATATTTAAACTTAACGTTTAAAAATCCAGATTTTATTAATCTAAAATTCGATCAATCCCAAGCCCTTGCTATGTTAAAAGAATTAGAAAGTATGTCCAAATTAACTGCTCTGAGCTTTAAGCCCGATTTAAATTTATTTTTAACTCTTTCTCATCTCTGGAAAAATAAAGACCAAGACATTCCTTTAGAACTTAAATCAGACCTTATAATGTCTTTAAAAGAAGCCTTGTGTATTTGGGATAAAAGTAGAACAAGCGAAGGAGCAAACTTAAGTAAAGATATCGCTAATCACCTTCAATATATTCAAGATTTGCTCTTAAATCTTGAAGACACTATAAAAACAAATGTGAAAAATAAATTTCAAGAACTTAAAAAAAGAGTTGAACAGTTATTACAAGACATAAATATCACTATTAATGAGGACAAACTATTAACAGAATTAGCTATAATGGCAGACAAATTAGATGTGTCAGAAGAAATATCTAGGCTAAAAAGTCATCTGAGTGCAATTGAAAAAATTAAAAATAATCAAGAAGTAGGAAGAAAACTAGATTTTTATCTTCAAGAATGCTTTAGAGAAATAAATACTTGTGGAAACAAAGCTCAAAATTCCCAAATAAGCCAAATAGTAGTAGAAGTAAAAGCAACTTTAGAAAAAGTACGTGAACAAGCCCAAAATCTGGAGTAA
- a CDS encoding tetratricopeptide repeat protein translates to MSEEKNNGTQKEKIKGVFSTQVLTRIGTGTTQRKSIQKSYWFAEEQEDGTIEIQPLNVNYVPSGPKKQISKDEFLDKFAPEPEFYIQTVYPKMRELTKTIARAERHRKRGETYSAEYEFKNALNIDEENIRANFGLGLTYLERGEKEKAKDVFERLVKLDAAFEEEHKHLFNEFGINLRKQNMYEEAVQYYGRALELTKDDEHLHYNIARAYFGLNRIDKVIYHLKEALSLNPEFEEAKKFLEFLKKKGLLKKQPQ, encoded by the coding sequence ATGAGTGAAGAAAAAAATAATGGCACTCAAAAAGAAAAAATTAAAGGTGTTTTTTCCACACAAGTATTAACTAGAATAGGCACAGGCACAACACAAAGAAAAAGTATCCAAAAATCTTACTGGTTTGCTGAAGAACAAGAAGATGGAACCATTGAAATTCAACCTTTAAATGTTAACTATGTTCCTTCTGGACCTAAGAAACAAATTTCTAAAGATGAATTCTTAGACAAATTCGCTCCTGAGCCTGAATTTTATATTCAAACAGTTTATCCTAAAATGCGGGAACTTACTAAAACTATTGCTAGAGCAGAAAGACATCGCAAAAGAGGTGAAACCTATAGTGCAGAATATGAATTTAAAAATGCCCTAAACATAGATGAAGAAAATATTAGAGCTAATTTTGGCCTTGGTCTTACTTATTTAGAAAGAGGAGAAAAAGAAAAAGCCAAAGATGTATTTGAAAGATTAGTAAAACTAGATGCTGCATTTGAAGAAGAACATAAACATCTATTTAATGAATTTGGGATAAATCTAAGAAAACAAAATATGTATGAAGAAGCTGTTCAATATTATGGTAGGGCTCTTGAGCTTACCAAAGATGACGAACACCTTCACTACAACATTGCAAGAGCTTATTTTGGGTTAAACCGCATAGACAAGGTAATTTATCATTTAAAAGAAGCCCTTTCTCTAAATCCAGAATTTGAAGAAGCGAAAAAATTTTTAGAATTCCTTAAGAAAAAAGGTTTATTAAAAAAACAACCCCAATAA
- the pyrF gene encoding orotidine-5'-phosphate decarboxylase produces MSEIILALDFDTEEKAIAFASLVQKEIKWVKVGLELFCKAGTVILPKLKDLGFNIFLDLKLFDIPNTVKGAIKNILKFHIDMLTLHLLGGENMIKEAVNVKNSLRPKCLILGVTILTSLSKNDLVWSESRSISDVVLDLAQKGLGWGVDGVVLSPLELEVVGEKLPRLTLVTPGIRLTTDKKGDQKRVLSPYQATLKGADFLVIGRSITKAKDPLQIIKTIKKEIKRAKQ; encoded by the coding sequence ATGAGTGAAATAATTTTAGCTTTAGACTTTGATACAGAGGAAAAGGCTATAGCATTTGCATCTTTAGTTCAAAAAGAAATAAAATGGGTAAAAGTAGGTTTAGAACTGTTTTGTAAAGCAGGAACAGTTATTTTACCTAAACTAAAAGATTTAGGATTTAACATTTTCTTAGATTTAAAATTATTTGATATTCCAAACACTGTAAAAGGAGCAATCAAAAATATTCTAAAATTTCACATTGATATGCTTACTCTCCATTTATTAGGTGGAGAAAATATGATAAAAGAAGCAGTAAATGTTAAAAATTCTTTAAGGCCAAAGTGTCTTATATTGGGAGTTACTATTTTAACAAGTTTAAGTAAAAACGATTTAGTATGGTCAGAAAGCAGATCGATTTCAGATGTCGTTCTAGATCTTGCTCAAAAAGGATTAGGCTGGGGAGTTGACGGAGTGGTTCTTTCTCCTTTAGAGTTAGAAGTAGTGGGAGAAAAGCTACCTCGGTTAACTTTGGTGACTCCAGGAATCCGTTTAACTACAGATAAGAAAGGTGATCAAAAAAGGGTCTTATCGCCTTATCAAGCAACATTAAAAGGTGCTGATTTTTTAGTAATTGGCCGAAGCATCACTAAAGCCAAAGACCCTCTACAAATTATAAAAACTATAAAAAAAGAGATCAAAAGGGCAAAACAATGA
- the mtaB gene encoding tRNA (N(6)-L-threonylcarbamoyladenosine(37)-C(2))-methylthiotransferase MtaB, translating into MNFKTFFIKTLGCKVNQYETQAIIEILQNQNKMLVSEQKAEVIILNSCAVTQGAFTDLKKSVRHFVSINPTAKIIVIGCAAQVLKDKISLWPEVNTIIPQDKKFSFFQKTSFNNPFPNINNYFRARAVLKVQDGCSHHCTYCIVPLTRGKSISRKPKDILLEIKRLAQAGFKEIILSGINLRQYGRDLENKMNFWELIDFLGNNFNFLKHNIRIRLSSIEPADLTTQALLILKTHHFICPHLHISLQSGSNTILKKMGRGHYKAENLLDFCAKLNSIWPIYGLGLDLLVGFPGETEQNFNHTYELVNKLPLSYAHVFPYSPRPNTKAINIPDQVPQTLKKQRTKLLRELVQNKRKDFYQKVLKLHEVNVIVENSNLGTTEHYLQVKFTEPTNKPIKSVQKAKPIRIENDRLLVKLF; encoded by the coding sequence GTGAATTTTAAAACTTTTTTTATTAAAACCCTAGGTTGCAAGGTAAATCAATATGAAACTCAAGCTATTATAGAAATTCTTCAAAATCAAAATAAGATGCTTGTTTCAGAACAAAAAGCAGAAGTTATTATTTTAAATAGTTGTGCAGTAACACAAGGTGCCTTTACTGATCTAAAAAAAAGTGTACGGCATTTTGTTTCTATCAATCCCACTGCTAAAATCATTGTCATTGGCTGTGCAGCCCAAGTATTAAAAGACAAAATTAGTTTATGGCCTGAAGTCAATACCATCATTCCCCAGGATAAAAAATTCTCTTTTTTCCAAAAAACTTCTTTTAATAATCCTTTTCCCAATATAAATAACTATTTTAGAGCCAGAGCAGTTTTAAAAGTCCAAGACGGTTGTTCTCATCACTGTACTTATTGTATCGTACCTCTTACTAGAGGAAAGTCCATCAGTAGAAAACCTAAAGACATCCTATTAGAAATCAAACGCCTTGCTCAGGCAGGGTTCAAAGAAATTATTTTAAGCGGTATAAATCTTAGACAATATGGACGAGATTTAGAAAATAAAATGAATTTTTGGGAATTAATTGATTTTTTAGGTAATAATTTTAATTTTTTAAAACACAACATAAGAATACGCTTAAGTTCTATTGAACCTGCAGATCTAACTACACAAGCCCTACTCATTTTAAAAACACATCATTTTATCTGCCCTCATCTTCATATTTCTTTACAAAGTGGAAGCAATACCATTTTAAAAAAAATGGGAAGAGGTCATTATAAGGCAGAAAATCTTTTAGATTTCTGTGCCAAACTCAACTCTATTTGGCCTATTTATGGATTAGGGCTAGATTTATTAGTAGGATTTCCAGGAGAAACAGAGCAAAATTTTAATCACACTTATGAACTAGTGAATAAGTTACCTCTAAGTTATGCTCATGTCTTTCCATATTCTCCCAGACCCAATACCAAGGCTATTAATATTCCCGATCAAGTGCCTCAAACCTTAAAAAAACAGAGAACAAAATTATTAAGGGAATTGGTGCAAAACAAAAGAAAAGATTTTTATCAAAAAGTCCTTAAATTACATGAAGTTAATGTTATCGTAGAAAACTCCAACCTAGGAACCACAGAACACTATCTTCAAGTAAAGTTTACTGAGCCTACTAACAAGCCCATAAAATCTGTTCAAAAGGCAAAACCTATCAGGATCGAAAATGACCGACTTTTAGTAAAGTTATTCTAA
- the mnmA gene encoding tRNA 2-thiouridine(34) synthase MnmA: MKIGVLLSGGIDSLYTTILLKKMNHEVIGIYGSFFHSPNQNTIWENLKLLSKTLNFELHKIELHSEFQKLIIKPFIKDYIRGLTPNPCALCNPKIKFGLLLQKALKLGVKKIASGHYAKIITKNNNTFLFRGDDPTKEQSYFLSLLPQATLSHLLFPLGELKKQDVVQKIKEYNLFHFTTKESNEVCFIPSNYREFLQSNGIHLDKPGPIKLLDETLLGTHKGLWNYTLGQRRGIGIPYKEPLYVLKKDISTNTLYVGIKKELQAKSVVGINFNFLEQVQNWPSEIYIQIRYRQKAKKAILKKQEKDTLYFEFKEQEEKPAPGQILAVYTKEGQVLGGGIIKGEF, encoded by the coding sequence ATGAAAATTGGTGTATTATTAAGTGGTGGTATTGATAGCCTTTATACCACCATTTTACTAAAAAAAATGAACCATGAAGTAATTGGCATCTATGGTTCATTTTTTCATTCTCCAAATCAAAACACTATTTGGGAGAACCTAAAGCTACTCTCTAAAACACTAAATTTTGAGCTTCACAAAATAGAACTTCATTCTGAATTTCAAAAACTCATCATAAAGCCTTTTATCAAAGATTACATACGTGGATTAACACCTAACCCTTGTGCTCTTTGTAATCCAAAAATCAAATTTGGACTCCTGCTTCAAAAGGCTCTCAAATTAGGAGTAAAAAAGATAGCTTCTGGGCATTATGCAAAGATTATTACAAAAAACAATAACACATTTTTGTTTAGAGGGGATGACCCCACAAAAGAGCAAAGCTATTTTTTATCCCTTTTGCCACAAGCAACCCTTAGTCATTTACTTTTCCCTTTAGGGGAGCTTAAAAAACAAGATGTTGTTCAAAAAATAAAAGAATATAACTTATTCCATTTTACTACAAAGGAAAGCAATGAAGTCTGCTTTATTCCGAGTAACTATCGAGAATTTTTGCAATCTAATGGTATACATTTAGATAAACCTGGGCCAATTAAACTCTTAGATGAAACCTTATTAGGTACTCATAAAGGTTTATGGAACTATACTTTAGGACAACGCAGAGGTATTGGAATCCCTTATAAAGAGCCACTCTATGTCCTAAAAAAAGATATCTCCACCAACACACTTTATGTTGGCATTAAAAAAGAACTTCAAGCTAAAAGCGTGGTAGGAATAAATTTTAATTTTTTAGAACAAGTGCAAAACTGGCCTTCAGAAATATATATTCAAATCCGTTATCGTCAAAAAGCTAAAAAAGCTATTTTAAAAAAACAAGAAAAAGATACGCTTTACTTTGAATTTAAAGAACAAGAAGAAAAACCAGCTCCAGGACAAATATTAGCTGTATATACCAAGGAAGGACAAGTACTAGGAGGAGGAATTATAAAAGGTGAATTTTAA
- a CDS encoding DUF370 domain-containing protein, whose product MKTSLKLVNIGFGNSVVKDRIIAIFNPNSSPMRRLKEEAKEDYRLIDATQGRKTRSIIVTDSNHVILSAIHTETIVQRIQEGENGENK is encoded by the coding sequence ATGAAGACTTCTCTAAAGTTAGTTAATATCGGCTTTGGTAATAGTGTAGTAAAAGATAGAATTATAGCAATATTTAATCCTAATTCTTCTCCTATGCGAAGATTAAAAGAAGAAGCAAAAGAAGATTACCGATTAATAGATGCCACTCAGGGTAGAAAAACGAGGTCTATCATAGTGACAGATTCAAATCATGTAATATTATCTGCAATTCACACAGAAACAATTGTACAAAGAATACAGGAAGGAGAAAATGGAGAAAATAAATAG
- a CDS encoding DUF4416 family protein: MSTPKIPSPGKIFLSILSAKWEKFWPALLLTLEKKWGKADYLSDLIPFSQTKYYDAELGTPIFRRVLSFSNLIPLDQLVSLKQFTNQLEQLNLQNNNRIFNLDPGIITYERLVLATGKNFTHRIYLKEGIFADLTLIYTKGKWQTLPWTFPDYATHEMQQHLTNIRNIYRQQLQNK, encoded by the coding sequence ATGAGTACACCTAAAATTCCTTCACCAGGAAAAATATTTCTTTCTATTTTAAGTGCCAAATGGGAAAAATTTTGGCCTGCTCTACTTTTAACTTTAGAAAAAAAATGGGGCAAAGCTGATTATTTATCCGATTTAATTCCCTTCTCTCAAACCAAATACTATGACGCTGAATTAGGAACTCCCATTTTTAGAAGAGTTTTATCCTTTTCTAATCTAATCCCGTTAGACCAACTGGTTTCATTAAAACAATTTACAAATCAACTAGAACAACTCAATCTTCAAAATAATAATAGAATTTTTAATCTAGATCCAGGTATCATAACTTATGAAAGATTAGTTTTAGCTACAGGAAAAAATTTTACTCATAGAATTTATCTTAAAGAAGGAATTTTTGCAGATCTAACCCTTATATATACCAAAGGGAAATGGCAAACTTTGCCTTGGACATTCCCAGATTATGCTACCCACGAGATGCAGCAACACTTAACCAACATAAGAAACATTTATAGACAACAGCTTCAAAACAAATAA